In Ostrea edulis chromosome 10, xbOstEdul1.1, whole genome shotgun sequence, one genomic interval encodes:
- the LOC130050722 gene encoding uncharacterized protein LOC130050722, giving the protein MKYERAFEIIKSEEKTPVIKIDELLEIIDNMEIEMGDVEIHDMLRYFHNNGSILFFNMDRLREIIILDIQWFVDCFKDIITDQGHAKQRNGEIHKKCLAQSNLFFETGLLDSSLYENLLTANSVTLPEEHREILGKYLEKLGMMIYLGKFNTRGFHIPYANEIDAWYVPCVNTKEFKPEKEKYENTEASPILCFRFNECLPMDLFGRMIVLCLSSGKWQIVGEQLCREGAHMRFCDTEEKNLNQVDVYLFTTRELVTVQIINRAKPKLHGKGVKAEIQNIIEELQTKFYACLQNCEIGFLCSKEKGYDESSVKHFIPMTSGREYCDNCSIEALHVDVEQACDFWGVSSEEVSKSKNDIQLKIYISN; this is encoded by the coding sequence ATGAAGTATGAAAGGGCATTCGAGATTATAAAATCGGAAGAGAAAACACCTGTGATTAAAATAGATGAGCTTCTGGAAATCATTGATAACATGGAGATCGAAATGGGGGATGTAGAAATTCATGACATGCTGCGTTATTTTCACAACAATGGCAGTATTCTTTTCTTCAATATGGACAGATTGCGagaaattatcattttagataTTCAGTGGTTTGTTGACTGTTTTAAGGACATAATTACAGATCAGGGACACGCCAAGCAAAGAAATGGGGAAATACACAAAAAATGTTTGGCACAATCGAATCTTTTTTTTGAAACAGGTTTGTTAGATTCGAGCCTTTATGAAAACCTGTTAACGGCCAATTCTGTCACTTTACCAGAGGAACATCGAGAAATATTAGGGAAATATCTAGAGAAATTAGGAATGATGATCTACTTGGGAAAGTTTAACACGAGGGGATTTCATATTCCGTACGCCAATGAGATAGATGCTTGGTACGTTCCTTGTGTAAACACCAAAGAATTTAAACCAGAGAAAGAGAAATACGAGAACACGGAGGCTTCACCTATCTtatgtttccgtttcaacgagtGTCTGCCCATGGACTTATTTGGAAGAATGATTGTTCTATGCTTGAGTTCAGGAAAATGGCAAATTGTTGGAGAACAACTTTGCAGGGAAGGTGCACACATGCGTTTTTGCGACACAGAGGAAAAAAATCTTAATCAAGTAGATGTTTACCTGTTTACAACAAGGGAACTTGTAACCGTTCAAATTATAAACAGAGCAAAACCAAAACTACACGGGAAGGGAGTCAAAGcggaaatacaaaatatcattgaGGAACTTCAAACAAAGTTTTATGCATGTTTACAGAATTGCGAAATTGGATTTTTGTGCAGTAAAGAGAAAGGTTACGATGAATCGTCCGTGAAACATTTCATACCAATGACTTCTGGACGTGAATATTGTGACAACTGTTCAATTGAAGCCTTGCATGTTGATGTAGAACAAGCTTGCGATTTCTGGGGTGTTTCATCTGAGGAAGTAAGTAAATCAAAAAACGACATCCAATTAAAAATCTATATCTCCAATTAG